The following DNA comes from Fusarium fujikuroi IMI 58289 draft genome, chromosome FFUJ_chr03.
CCTCTCTTACTTTTGATCGACATATCCGACTCTCCCTTGCTATTCAAACACCATGAAGGAGTTTCCAAGAAAGTTTCTCAGCAAGCGCGAAAAGAATGGCCGGCGATCCAAGTCGGCTACACCAGCGCCAGTTGTCCCAACGGTTCCTGACAGCACTAGCAACAAAAACAAGGTACGTTATTGCCTGGATGGGAATTCTTTGATGGGTGATCTATAGAACTGCATCCAGCAACGAGCTTGTTATAGTCCAAGATGAAGTATTCTGACACACAACTATCCAGCCTCGACCACTCTCCGCTGGGGCTTTCATGGCCTTGTTCAAAAACGACAGCGCAAAACAAGGAGcaaaagcagaagcagagaaagagaaggataccGCACAAGTACGACTCGGATTACAGCATGAAGGATCGTGTCATTAACTTTGCCTTCTATTAGATCGAGGACATTTTACGCCGACTAGACGAGCTCAACATAACCAATGTCACCGCCGACCATGTCACCGACATCATGGCAACCAAGTTTGCAGACCACGACCCCAATAAGACAGTTGAGTTTATCGATATGGAGCAAAAGGCTGCAGCGGGTATCATTATTCCATATGATCCCAGCGTGGATATGGTGGGTGCCGAAAACCGTGGCAATGTGACTTGCTATCTTGATGCACTTCTGTTCTCAATGTTCGCCAAGATCGATGCTTTCGAGTGTATGCTCAAGAATGATTttccagaagaagacaatCGCAACAAACTTGTCAATCTTTTGCGGATGTGGGTTAATATGTTGAGGACGGGGAAATTAGTGCATACGGATATGGTGAGTGGCATAGGCACGATCTCAGTGATGTTCAAACTAACATTGAACAGACCAAGTTAATACAGGACGCTCTGGCTGACTGTGGATGGTCGGATGCACGGATGCTTGAACAACAAGACACTTCGGAGGCCTTTGCTTTCATAACAGAAACTTTACAGCTGCCTCTACTTTCACTGCAAGTCGATCTCTTCCACCAaggcaagaaggacaaggacgaCCACAAGGTTGTTTACGAGCGTCTCCTGAATCTGGCTGTACCGCCAGATCCTGAGGAGAAGGGTCTGAAATTAGAAGACTGCCTCGAAGAATACTTCAACGCCCAGGTAGACGTTAAGCGAGATAGCGAAGACGGGAAGAAGCTCGGggtagaagagaagagtcgAAGTGAGACACCAACACTCAAGCATAGGGATACAATTCGCATCATCACTGAAGAACGCGGCGaagcatcaacaccaacatcccCTTTGGTAAATACACCGTTGGAGATAACGCCAACTTCGGAAAAGGGGGTTCCTCTTCTGCTAGCAGATCCCAATGTCAAGGACGGGAGCACtcctgatgatgaagaagagggagaggttACGACTGTGGAAATAGTGAAGAACAAGCCAAGCATGCGAACGAGGTCAACCAGCGTTATCCAGCGCGTAGTGTTGGATGAAGACGGTCGTCCCTCTACCCCAGACAATGTCACAATGCTTCAAAAGGCTATGAGGAAAGGCTCGACAGTTGTGAAAGCAGTTACTATTCCAGCCTGGCAGTTTTTTCGTCTAATTCGTAAGTTTGCGCCACCTCATTGAGCCCAGTATGAATATTAACATATAGTTCAGCTTGGCATGCGCTTTCAAGCAGTGAGCCCAGAAATAATACGGAGGTCGCATTGAACTTTGAGCAAAGGCCTGTTGTTGGCATCTGTCTCAAGCGTTACGCCATGACTGAGTCCGGCCAGCCGAAACGTCACAATACCTTTATCGACATTCCCGATAGTCTGAGACTACCCCATTTCATGCTAGCCGATGAACCCAAGGCCGAGGAAGATATGAACGTTCTGAACACGGACTATAAGCTCGTCCTACAGTCCGTCATCTGCCACCGGGGCGACTCGCTACAAAGCGGCCATTATGTTTCGTTCGCCCGGGTGGCCCCTAAGTTATTGAAAGACAATAGACGGCATAATTTCGACCCACCACCGGATTACGAGGAAGCACAATGGGTTAAATTCGATGACCTCCAGATCGAAAACCGAGTCAGTTATGTGGAAGATATCAGGTCAGCATTGAAGGAGGAAATGCCTTATCTTCTGTTCTATCAGGTTATGCCGATGGTCGAAGTCTCGCCTCCATCTGTGGacgagacagagacagaacCGCCCTCCTACAATGATTCGAAAATCAGCATTGAATTGCCTCCTACTCCTTCGCGAAGCAACCGATTGGGTAGTCTGGAGGAAGGCTATTTTGATAGTACACCGACCTTGGAAAACTCACAACTTTTGTCTAGTAAACCACCAAGTATTCGCCTCTCTATGGAGGGCGAAAGACCACGGAGAAGCGAAGATATCGATCGCAACCCGGGATCTTTAGCTGGGGACTCGCGGCGTCCCAGCGCTATTTGGACCGATTCGACCATACATACCCCCAACTCCCACTCTCCAGCTGTCACGCCTAACGAAGAATCGACAGCATCTAGGTTATCACGCGCGGCATCTAGATTCACATTGGTTAACAGAAGTCGGCCCAGTAGCCAGAATGGAGAAAATCGCATTAGTTTCTCGATGAGCAGATTGGGCGGTCTCATGCGGCCGAGCAAAGAGCCTTTGACGGAGCCCAAAGATGAAGCCAATGGCATTGGCATGTCTTCTGCCAACTCCACGGGTGTCTTGACGGCAGAGATATCTAAAGAGTCGAAGGAATCAAAGGATGCCGTGGATGGAACAGAGCAACTCGCCGAACCAGAGCCCGAACAGCATCACCATCGTCACCATGGTCATAAACATGGACATAAGAGGGTCAAGTCCAAAGACAAAGTAAAGAATAAGAGCGGCGACCAACCTGAACGAGAATGTACAGTGATGTAGCAGTCATCCTGTTACGTCATCCCGATAACCACGTTACGAGAGAGAGAATGCAATTAGATTATACTTCACATACTTACGATCGTTCTGATGTTTGGACATGCATAGCTATAGGAGTCTCGATTTACAAGGAGGAACTGGCACGGGATTAAACAGATGAACGGGGATGGGGTGACGCAGCGACTTTGTTGTTAGTATGACGTTGGACAGCAGGTTACGCAGAGATGGTTTTGTGATGTTGGTGCCCTATGAAGACCTCCTTTTTTTCCCGTATTGGTCTTGCGAAAGAAAAAAGTGAACAGAACTCTGGTAATTAGCAAGGCGTTTTTGGGCGGTTGTGACAATTTGTTGTCGCAAGGCTAATTTTCGAAGTTTGGGGGGTACTTCGAACATGATACACGCATATATGAGATAATGAGCACAAGAATCGGAGGTGGTACCGCACGCTGATGGCGAGAAAAGACTTCATCATTTGATTTTAGAGCCTCAAAATGCTTTCAGGTGACAAATATCCCGTGATAACGTCTACCATTTGTGCTGAAGGACATTGTGCGAAAAGCAGTCAAACAAATCCATGACCATTTCTCGCATATAACCCATGAGAAGGCGAAAGACGTAGCTTCAAGTTTGTCTATTTCCTTGTACACATATACATGAGCAGGGAGGCCATCTCTTCGTAGCTTGCCCTGATATTCACCAGCTCATCCAGACCCATCAACACGTCGAACTAAAACAACCGCAGCCGCCATGAGCGCCGAGATGAGGAGTTCGTTCAAAACTATTTAAAAACAAGAACAGTGCGATGACTGACTTTTCGTCCCTCCGTAATGTGCGTTGCAGGAAATTCATACACATGACCAGGACGATGCAAGTCCACGACAATAATATACACAGATACTCAACTTCCAAGCACATAGGGGTTGGACCGGGACCTAATGCTGGCCAGGCCACCTCCCTCGGGCTGGGAAGTCATGATATCACCAGAGACGAAAAGGACGACTAATAAGACATCGAGTGTGGTGAGAAGAGTTTGGGGTGAGGTCGAAACTTCGTCCTGGCCTGCTCACAGCTGAGCGATCATTAAGATATATCACTCATTTGAGCGGGGAGTGCCGCGTCGTCGCGGATTTTAGAGGAGTTTAAGCTCGGGGCTTAAAAGGGAATGTTAGGGGGAGGCTGGGAGCCAAGAGACTCCTGTTGTTCTTGGAGCTCCTCAGGGGCTGCCTCAATTGAGACACCCAACCCAATCTTGGCTTGATGCTAGAGTGATTGTCAGTACATGGTCGAATGGATGGGAATTAGGGCACAAACCGTGAAGTGATCAATGTCAGCAGCAAATGTCATCATAACGGGTGGTGCAACACGCTTTTCCAGAACGCAGCTAAGCTTGCCCTTGGAGTCCACCTGAGCCCGGAAAGTAGACATGCGGAAATCGTACTTGGCACCAATAGTGGTGACGCCCTCCTTCTGAAGGCCACCACCCATGAGGCCACCTGCAGAGGGAACGAGGCCGAGGCTCAAATCAACACCGGCCTGAACCTTGTCCGAGAGTCGTCGCCAGTAGGAGGTGTTAAGGGTGCCCATAGCAGCCTGGAGCTGAGCGGTAGCGATCCAATCTGCGGACTTGTAACGGGCAGCATAAGAGACAGCGCACTCGGGGCCTTGGGTAAGGGCAGGTCGCTGCCAGAGAGTTTCAAGACCTAGGGCGAGTTTAGGGGTAACAGACTGGAGGTAGCTTCCGATATAGATGCCAGTCACACCACCCTCGAGGTAAGAAGGGTTCAGCATCTTGAGGGATGCGCTGAAATCGTTGCCAGTATACTCGTGTTCGAACTGCGCCATATCCTGACCACCGGGAGAAATGGAGATCTGAGACTTGGATACAAACTTGTCGGACCATCTCCAGTTGAATCGACCGGAGAGAGAACCCTCGTTATCCAGATTACCTTGGCAGAAGACCTGTCGATGAATCAGCGACCTACTATGCAGAAATACCGTGGCTCATGGTATTTACCTTGCCTGTTCCGTACATCGCAGCAAATGTGTAGGGGTTAATGCGCTCTCCCATGGCGAATTGGTGGGAAACCTGGAAGAGAGGAGCCATGCTAAAGATCTTTGTGAGATCGGCACGCATTCCGGTGAACATGTAATTGTTGAGGAAGACATCGCGCTGAACCTCCTTGGCAAGACTCTCGATAGTTCCTGGGTTGGAAAGGCCTAATTTGGCCCTTCGCTCGTTAAACGAGTTGAGGGCATCTCCTAAAACGCTAGCGATGGGATTGGAAAGCAGGGCCGTCTTGACGGGATCCAATGCGGCTGCGGAGGCCATTGTGACTGAGGTGCGCCGAAGCGAGGGCGGGAAGAGGTCGGAAGAGGTGCCAACAAAGAGATAGTGGACAGCGACGGTGGACGATCAGCCAGCCGGAGCAAAATTCGGTGATGCGAAATTAGTGAAGTAGAAGGAGTTGTTAAAATACCCTCGAAAGCGATTGAATGCCGAGGCCTCTGAACGCCAGGGTCGTGATGACGAGCGCAGttggatggagatggagaataATTTTCATCTGGCTTGGACAGCTCTTGGGTGGGGAGCACGAGCCACCTATGATGCCGAGTCGGCTGTGGCGTCTCCAACTGTCCATCCCGAGAGATTGTGGCTAGTACAGTCTAACGCCCAAGGATAAGGTACCCTACAGCTGGAGGGGGATAAATCAAAGGAAAGTACCTACAGAAGCATCCCAGCTGTTCACTGTGTATCAGGTAGGCTGCGCCAGAAGCGGAGTTATCGTTATTCTGGTAGTGCAATGTACTGTATACTTTCCGGCGGGTTTATATCTCAGGGATTTAGGGTTCGCCTTGCATTCTTTACAACGCATATCTGAGATATGACGTCCCCTCCTTGTGGGTATAGATACTTCGGAGAGTACCTGCACCTGATCTCCAGCTCCCTCCCTGTGGCATAACTACtattcttcaacaccaaccgaTTGCTACTTTCTGCTCCTCGTTCCCAATGTTCACTTAGGTTATCTCTATCGTGTTCACTTCAAACGCGAAATTTCCTTCTGATCAACCCAAGGCTCCATCGTAGTAGCATCAGACGACCGGCCTGTTCGCTTTTAAATATTGACCCCGCCGGCAAAGACCGGCTTCTGCCACTAATTGTTTCTTGAGGCTCACCCTTGTTGAAGATCCATCACACTCAACGatcgaggctgttgagggCTTCGCCAAAAACAAGGCGCGGCAGTCCTCCTTTTGTCGCTCTACCGCCAATAGAACTGTGTTTATCTGAACCCAACGAAAGCCTGAACTGTCTCTATACTCCCAAATTACCGCCAACTGTCCGTTTTGGCTGAGCCTCAGAGTCTTCGGTTTCTCGAATTCGCCGTTCCTCTCAAAAATCTTGCCACACAAGCATCGTGTATAGGCATCGCCGACGAGAGACAAGATGGATACTCTTTTGTATGTTGCTAtcctttctcatctcatctcttcaCTCGTTCCTCCCCGTGTCTAGATACCTAGGTAATTTCGTCGTCTTTCAACTTCAAGTCGGTACCATCTTCATTCCTAGAATCACGGAACCCTGTGATTTGGAGTGTCGCTTTATGTCGATCCCCGTCTTTCATCGAACCTTGGCCAAAGACAGATGTCTTTTTCGTTATTTGTTAAGCGATGAAGCTGATGTTGACAGAACCGCCGAGATTGCGGCCAATGCCCCTCGGTACCGTCGCAAGAGCTCTACATTTATTGATGCCATTCATGATATTCCTCATGGTCAAGACTTGGCCCCGGCTCAGCTATACAGCACCATGTCTGGCCGATTGTTTCACTCTGGCCGCATCGCAATTGTCATGGTTGGACCACCTGCACGTGGGAAAACGTAGGTTTAATGATTCTGTGCCTGGTCCAAGTTAACAACCTTCCAGACATATATGCGTTTCCATGGCACGTTATTTGGGGTGGCTTGGTGTGAAGTCTCGTATCTTTCACCTCGGCGACTACCGTCGAGCAACTGTTGGCCCCGATGGATCTATTCCCGATGATTATTTCTTCCCGAACGCATCGCCTGCATCTGTCATTCTGCGCCAGAAAATCCTGAAGAAATGCCGTGAAGACATTTACTCCTGGCTGAATCACGACAACGGCCAGGTCGCCATTTACGATGCAGTAAACCCTACTGCTAATGGACGGCGTTCGCTAGCCAAGGAATTTGCGAAGCACGATGTTCAAGTAAGTCACCACCCATCTTGTCGGGTCTCAGCAATCGCTGACGCAGCAGACTCTTTTCATCGAGTCctttgtcgatgatgaacgCATCCTTCGTGAGAATGCAAGAAATGTCAAGATCTCGTCCCCAGACGTGAGTACATACCATCTGCCTGATCCAACTATAACCAATGCTGAATGTTGACTGCAGTTCGCTGGTATGGAACCTGATGAAGCCGCTAAGCTATACCTTCAGAGAATTGAGATGAAGATTCCTGTATTTGAAACCATGAATGAGAAGGAATTGAACTacatcaagatgatcaatgCCGGGGAAAAGTTCTTCTACAACAACGTCAGCTTCAATTATCTTGCTCACCGAATCGTCTTCTACCTCACCAACCTGCACATCAAATCACGGAAAACCTTCTTTGCCCGGGCTGGTACTACGGCAGAAGAAGACTCGTACAAGGCCGATGCCCCTCTGTCTCAAGAAGGGAGAGATTATGCCCAAAAAATGTCCGAGGCTCTTTTGAAGCATCGAGAGCAGGAACGTCTGACAAACATCGAGGAAGGGGGTCCAGATGTGCCTCTACCGCCACTCACCGTTTGGACATCGACTCGTATGCGTACGGTGCAAACTTCTGACGTCCTAAAGGAGAAAGGCTACAAGGTCCGTCAGCGAACACAACTCAGTCAAATCAACCCAGGCGTTTGCGAGAAGATGTCGGAGCGTATGATTCGCCAGATCTACCCCGATGAGGTCGAAAAGCACGAATTAGACCCTTACCACCACCGATATCCGCGTGCAGAGGTATGCTTCAGCTACAGGTTGGTGAAGTAAGTCATCTTCTCAATGCTAATTATCAATAGTCATACCATGATCTGGCTGTTCGCCTGGAGCCCATCATTCTCGAACTCGAGCGAGAACAGCACGACCTTCTCATTATTGCCCACGAATCGGTGCTTCGAGTTCTCTACGCTTATTTAATGCACTGCTCTACCACTGACATCCCAGTCATCAATTTTCCACGCGACGAGATCATCGAGATCATCCCAGCAGCATATCAGAATGAGGCTAAGCGTATACATATTCCTGGCCTGGATCCCCAGATCGTACCTGGATCACCTCAAGATATCAAAATTCCGGTTCCTAGCAGCGGAGTTGTGAGCGCACAACTGTCCCCTATCCCGAGTGGCATTGGCACTCCTGCTGAGCATGTCGAACGACCTCCTGAGAAGGTTATCAACACTGCCAAGGATATGGTTGCTGACAAAGTCAACGATGAAGACTAGTCTTTTAAATCTTGCCGCCTGGACGAGTTCACATGTTTGGCTAAGAGATACCGGCTGCTTCTTGTCTGTTGTCTTCTCAGCAAGTAACACTCCCACGTCACCATCAGTATGGCACCTCGGGGCCCAACATACTGATCATGATGTGTTTAATGATCAGGCacttggtgttgacaagTTATGTTTGATAGGCATGTTTGCTTGCTTCTTTCAACATGCAGCTCGGTTTATCAGCTCAAGTCGATGAAAGAGGCCCTAACTTCACAATTCTTTCATTTCTCGGCTCAAAGGGAGGCTAAGAAATCTATGTAGCATTGATCGGCACCATGAGTCCTTTGCTTCGTCGCGGTTATGGGTTGTTGCTATAGAATGCTATGTCGCTAGCTATACGTAACGTGAGACGAGCTCATCATAAGAGACGGATATTCATATCCTAGCATGTAGGGTAGCCTCAACTACACCAATGTGACATGGCAAGCCTCGGGACTTTATTTGTCAGATCGGACATATTCTCGTCGGAAGTTTACCTCACTACCTAAGCACGTCGACAGTATTACCAGCCTGTAGCAGCCAAAGTCTGTCCTGATACCCGCACAGCCGTGGGCTAGGGCCAAATGAACCAGTTTAAGAAAAAGCTCTAATTCTATTGCTTGCAACGGTTGCATCGTGTTAATACCTCAGACACTCCTGAATAGCTAAAAACTAATAGAGGTCTTTCGTACGCCAGCTGAACATGACCAAAACGCTGCGTCAACTCAGGCGTGGTTCGATATCCCAGGCTTGATACTTCATCCAAACATGTTGCGTTGGCAGGACTCACCTCAGAGCAGTCCAGGTTAGGGCACATGCTCATGCTATgttacatacatacatacacattCAAGTCAAATAAGGATAAAATCT
Coding sequences within:
- a CDS encoding related to 6-phosphofructo-2-kinase/fructose-2,6-bisphosphate 2-phosphatase, with the protein product MDTLLTAEIAANAPRYRRKSSTFIDAIHDIPHGQDLAPAQLYSTMSGRLFHSGRIAIVMVGPPARGKTHICVSMARYLGWLGVKSRIFHLGDYRRATVGPDGSIPDDYFFPNASPASVILRQKILKKCREDIYSWLNHDNGQVAIYDAVNPTANGRRSLAKEFAKHDVQTLFIESFVDDERILRENARNVKISSPDFAGMEPDEAAKLYLQRIEMKIPVFETMNEKELNYIKMINAGEKFFYNNVSFNYLAHRIVFYLTNLHIKSRKTFFARAGTTAEEDSYKADAPLSQEGRDYAQKMSEALLKHREQERLTNIEEGGPDVPLPPLTVWTSTRMRTVQTSDVLKEKGYKVRQRTQLSQINPGVCEKMSERMIRQIYPDEVEKHELDPYHHRYPRAESYHDLAVRLEPIILELEREQHDLLIIAHESVLRVLYAYLMHCSTTDIPVINFPRDEIIEIIPAAYQNEAKRIHIPGLDPQIVPGSPQDIKIPVPSSGVVSAQLSPIPSGIGTPAEHVERPPEKVINTAKDMVADKVNDED
- a CDS encoding probable mitochondrial import receptor MOM38, translated to MASAAALDPVKTALLSNPIASVLGDALNSFNERRAKLGLSNPGTIESLAKEVQRDVFLNNYMFTGMRADLTKIFSMAPLFQVSHQFAMGERINPYTFAAMYGTGKVFCQGNLDNEGSLSGRFNWRWSDKFVSKSQISISPGGQDMAQFEHEYTGNDFSASLKMLNPSYLEGGVTGIYIGSYLQSVTPKLALGLETLWQRPALTQGPECAVSYAARYKSADWIATAQLQAAMGTLNTSYWRRLSDKVQAGVDLSLGLVPSAGGLMGGGLQKEGVTTIGAKYDFRMSTFRAQVDSKGKLSCVLEKRVAPPVMMTFAADIDHFTHQAKIGLGVSIEAAPEELQEQQESLGSQPPPNIPF